A single region of the Biomphalaria glabrata chromosome 15, xgBioGlab47.1, whole genome shotgun sequence genome encodes:
- the LOC106076267 gene encoding uncharacterized protein LOC106076267: protein MAKPANMNYSIAQGTHPKPKVTFIVPRECLPGTFYLHAEKELEQPGYERFVCLFKHGDDIKAKSTSEPFPAGLHRIGKYKTDKSECKAKFKTKDVQALLSLFPLD from the exons ATGGCCAAGCCTGCTAACA TGAACTATTCCATTGCTCAAGGAACTCACCCCAAACCAAAAGTGACATTCATTGTCCCCAGAGAATGTTTGCCCGGCACGTTCTATCTGCACGCGGAGAAAGAACTGGA ACAGCCTGGCTACGAACGATTTGTGTGCCTCTTTAAACATGGAGACGACATCAAAGCGAAGAGTACCTCGGAGCCATTTCCTGCAGGACTTCACAGAATA GGCAAGTACAAGACTGACAAGTCGGAGTGTAAGGCCAAGTTTAAGACCAAGGATGTCCAAGCATTACTGTCTCTGTTCCCTCTGGATTAG
- the LOC106056399 gene encoding uncharacterized protein LOC106056399 — protein MSCFRLPKVPRKDIVDLKEVMYENVWELFRKSLSTSQRLFLNRDKYELYVPEKSFVFTNISTEFKPHERIGQSIRIGGLESGGETHRDAPDVGDKTSSGVSLETVFDNDTDEKQTYKFRFEKTRKTTVTVSCQESFTFGGKANFSIGLPKNINLGIESDMHFQVTESDGETFEEATLMEATSDILVSPHSRCTVSVLLDEKPIHQEFTAVTRMSLPGNGVSVFIRRKSDGVNVFGYKIKNLRVVFSPDVVKCCRPIKDGEGDPDLEMDFLSKGVIHGVIACNHKILLRSGDSSKLLVK, from the exons ATGTCGTGTTTTAGGCTGCCTAAGGTGCCTCGTAAAGATATCGTCGACCTTAAAGAAGTTATGTACGAGAA TGTGTGGGAGCTGTTCCGGAAGTCCCTGAGCACTTCCCAGAGATTGTTTTTAAACAGAGACAAATACGAACTCTACGTGCCGGAGAAGTCGTTTGTGTTTACCAACATCTCCACGGAGTTCAAACCCCACGAGCGAATAGGTCAGAGCATCAGAATTGGAGGACTGGAGTCTGGTGGGGAAACACACAGAGACGCTCCTGATGTAGGAGACAAAACCAG CAGTGGAGTTTCTCTAGAGACAGTCTTCGACAATGACACGGACGAGAAGCAGACGTACAAGTTCCGGTTTGAAAAGACCAGAAAAACGACAGTCACAGTCTCTTGTCAGGAGAGTTTCACTTTTGGCGGGAAAGCCAACTTCAGCATCGGGCTCCCTAAAAATATCAACTTAGGGATAGAGTCAGACATGCACTTTCAG GTAACAGAATCTGACGGTGAAACCTTCGAAGAGGCCACTCTGATGGAGGCCACTAGCGACATACTTGTCAGTCCACACAGCCGTTGTACGGTCAGCGTCCTACTAGACGAGAAGCCCATCCACCAGGAATTCACAGCCGTGACCAGGATGTCCCTCCCTGGGAACGGCGTCTCTGTATTCATACGCAGGAAATCGGACGGCGTCAACGTGTTTGGGTACAAAATCAAAAACCTCCGCGTGGTTTTTAGCCCGGATGTCGTCAAGTGCTGCCGACCAATCAAAGACGGAGAAGGTGACCCGGATCTGGAAATGGATTTCTTAAGTAAGGGTGTCATACATGGCGTCATCGCCTGCAATCATAAAATTTTGTTACGCAGCGGGGATTCGTCAAAACTTCTAGTTAAGTAG